In a genomic window of Myxococcales bacterium:
- a CDS encoding transglycosylase domain-containing protein — MRRSRFSRRQRWLIGGVLAVVVLVVAAVLAYPRIGAWYVRTRAIPRLAARYGAEVKVGSIDVSFGHATLKDVRVRPRGGAEPVVRLDRIDVTFDGNASLLGAAQISAIEIRGGQVTIHRRADGTHNFDGLGRPPQTPGARPAGAGAPVRFRELAIELVDDDDDVRATVGAVSGVRRDGRTELLLEDLAATSGAGPSARAATLEVSREDDKIEATVAGGELRIWTGLSLTGIEGTVAEATAPGQLAVNLAGGYGGVAGTLWTARGWVEPRARAGEVRVKADAFSLDRLRPILEGRDLLVDYPKTTVDADLTIARRGDVGTIAGGVHVADLTINHPMLADKPVQIESLSGEVAATYDRATRTLTLTRGEFGTRGLPFSLTGDVTVGPRLRPARLAGRFVVPTVPCQQVLDALPPQVTADLAGFALTGMFATDLHLAIDWAELEATQLGGSVAINGCRARRVSPAMTRLKEPFEHWVEVETGEWLSFEIGPDNPDFVPLPEVSPYLLLSLQTTEDSAFYKHHGFIPREFRTALVKNLEAGKFKFGASSITMQTVKNVLLYRQKTLVRKFEELFLTWAIEKFLDKDRIFEIYVNAIEYGPALYGIGPAAREYFGKTAAEITPKEAAFFSSILPNPKDRYKQYCKGELRRQTEGKIARILAKMLERQRLTQEEYDAAIATPLVFVKDGTETEGECLRRADRALKNARPTNPLARPPSP, encoded by the coding sequence GTGCGACGTTCTCGGTTCTCCAGGCGCCAGCGATGGCTCATCGGCGGCGTCCTTGCGGTGGTCGTGCTGGTCGTCGCCGCCGTGCTGGCGTACCCGCGGATCGGCGCCTGGTACGTGCGCACCCGTGCGATCCCGCGCCTGGCCGCGCGCTACGGCGCCGAGGTGAAGGTCGGCTCGATCGACGTGTCGTTCGGCCACGCCACCCTGAAGGACGTGCGGGTCCGGCCCCGCGGCGGCGCCGAGCCGGTGGTCCGCCTCGATCGGATCGACGTGACCTTCGACGGCAACGCGTCGCTGCTCGGCGCCGCGCAGATCTCGGCGATCGAGATCCGCGGCGGCCAGGTGACGATCCACCGCCGCGCCGACGGGACCCACAACTTCGACGGGCTCGGCCGTCCGCCGCAGACGCCGGGCGCGCGGCCGGCGGGCGCCGGCGCGCCGGTGCGCTTCCGCGAGCTCGCGATCGAGCTGGTCGACGACGACGACGACGTGCGCGCCACCGTCGGCGCGGTCTCGGGCGTGCGCCGCGATGGCCGCACGGAGCTGCTGCTCGAGGACCTGGCCGCGACCAGCGGCGCCGGGCCGTCGGCGCGGGCGGCCACGCTCGAGGTCAGCCGCGAGGACGACAAGATCGAGGCGACGGTCGCTGGCGGCGAGCTGCGGATCTGGACCGGGCTGTCGCTGACCGGCATCGAGGGGACCGTCGCCGAGGCCACGGCGCCCGGGCAGCTCGCGGTCAACCTCGCCGGCGGCTACGGCGGCGTGGCCGGCACGCTCTGGACCGCGCGCGGCTGGGTCGAGCCGCGGGCCCGCGCCGGCGAGGTCCGGGTCAAGGCCGACGCCTTCAGCCTCGACCGGCTCCGGCCGATCCTTGAGGGCCGCGACCTCCTGGTCGATTACCCGAAGACGACCGTCGACGCCGACCTCACGATCGCGCGGCGCGGTGACGTCGGCACGATCGCCGGCGGCGTCCACGTCGCCGACCTGACGATCAACCACCCGATGCTGGCCGACAAGCCGGTGCAGATCGAGTCGCTGTCGGGGGAGGTGGCGGCCACCTACGATCGCGCGACCCGCACGCTGACGCTCACCCGCGGCGAGTTCGGGACCCGGGGGCTGCCGTTCTCGCTCACCGGCGACGTCACGGTCGGGCCGCGGCTGCGCCCGGCGCGGCTGGCCGGCCGCTTCGTCGTGCCGACCGTGCCGTGCCAGCAGGTGCTCGACGCGCTGCCGCCCCAGGTCACCGCCGACCTGGCCGGGTTCGCGCTGACCGGCATGTTCGCCACCGACCTGCACCTGGCGATCGACTGGGCCGAGCTCGAGGCCACGCAGCTCGGCGGCTCGGTCGCGATCAACGGGTGCCGGGCCCGCCGGGTGTCGCCGGCCATGACCCGGCTCAAGGAGCCGTTCGAGCACTGGGTCGAGGTCGAGACCGGCGAGTGGCTGTCGTTCGAGATCGGCCCCGACAACCCCGACTTCGTACCGCTGCCCGAGGTGTCGCCGTACCTGCTCCTGTCGCTGCAGACCACCGAGGACTCGGCGTTCTACAAGCACCACGGGTTCATCCCGCGCGAGTTCCGCACCGCGCTGGTCAAGAACCTCGAGGCCGGCAAGTTCAAGTTCGGCGCGTCGTCGATCACGATGCAGACGGTCAAGAACGTGCTCCTGTACCGGCAGAAGACCCTGGTGCGGAAGTTCGAGGAGCTGTTCCTGACCTGGGCGATCGAGAAGTTCCTCGACAAGGATCGGATCTTCGAGATCTACGTCAACGCGATCGAGTACGGCCCGGCGCTGTACGGCATCGGCCCGGCCGCGCGCGAGTACTTCGGCAAGACCGCGGCCGAGATCACGCCCAAGGAGGCGGCGTTCTTCTCGTCGATCCTGCCCAACCCCAAGGACCGCTACAAGCAGTACTGCAAGGGCGAGCTGCGGCGCCAGACCGAGGGCAAGATCGCGCGCATCCTGGCCAAGATGCTCGAGCGCCAGCGCCTGACCCAGGAGGAGTACGACGCCGCGATCGCGACGCCGCTGGTGTTCGTCAAGGACGGCACCGAGACCGAGGGCGAGTGCCTGCGCCGGGCCGACCGGGCGCTCAAGAACGCGCGGCCGACCAACCCGCTGGCCCGGCCGCCGTCGCCGTGA
- a CDS encoding ABC transporter ATP-binding protein — translation MSASGRDDQPQAPGAPPTAAATPAAAPAAAPAEPIDPVAAEAALRAFERELASPSGPRAAAPPAPNVGTPAPRPAPVSPSKPTNQRATAQVSGGAILKPLAPAAPTPVVVFDKVTKSYGDFTAIKDVTFTIDDHPGRGEMVPILGPSGCGKSTVIRLIAGLRPQFPQTSGTVLVGDQIVKGPGADRGMVFQDYTSFDHRTVLENIAFGLECQGMGKGERLDRAMLWLGKVGLSPKKDAGKYPSELSGGMRQRVAIARTLILEPKIILMDEPFGALDPPTRARMQDLLIELWREQSPTVFFITHSVEEAVYLGDHILIFSSSPGTILKEVKVPPPTKPAKEVQRDPEFQDTVYGIKEIIDELESSQRSGD, via the coding sequence GTGAGCGCGTCCGGTCGCGACGACCAGCCCCAAGCCCCGGGCGCCCCGCCCACCGCCGCGGCGACGCCCGCCGCCGCGCCCGCCGCCGCGCCCGCCGAGCCGATCGATCCGGTCGCGGCCGAGGCGGCGCTGCGCGCGTTCGAGCGCGAGCTGGCCTCGCCCAGCGGGCCCCGGGCGGCCGCGCCCCCGGCGCCCAACGTCGGCACGCCCGCGCCCCGCCCGGCGCCGGTCAGCCCGAGCAAGCCCACCAACCAGCGCGCCACGGCCCAGGTGTCGGGCGGCGCCATCCTCAAGCCGCTGGCGCCGGCCGCGCCGACGCCGGTGGTGGTGTTCGACAAGGTCACCAAGTCCTACGGCGACTTCACCGCGATCAAGGACGTGACGTTCACGATCGACGACCACCCCGGCCGCGGCGAGATGGTGCCGATCCTCGGCCCGTCGGGCTGCGGCAAGTCGACGGTGATCCGGCTCATCGCCGGGCTGCGGCCGCAGTTCCCGCAGACCTCCGGCACGGTCCTGGTCGGCGATCAGATCGTCAAGGGCCCCGGCGCCGACCGCGGCATGGTGTTCCAGGACTACACGTCCTTCGATCACCGCACCGTGCTCGAGAACATCGCGTTCGGGCTGGAGTGTCAGGGCATGGGCAAGGGCGAGCGCCTCGACCGCGCGATGCTGTGGCTGGGCAAGGTCGGGCTGTCGCCGAAGAAGGACGCGGGCAAGTACCCGAGCGAGCTCTCGGGCGGCATGCGCCAGCGGGTCGCGATCGCGCGCACGCTGATCCTCGAGCCCAAGATCATCTTGATGGACGAGCCGTTCGGCGCGCTCGACCCGCCGACCCGGGCCCGGATGCAGGACCTCCTGATCGAGCTGTGGCGCGAGCAGTCGCCGACGGTGTTCTTCATCACCCACTCGGTCGAGGAGGCGGTCTACCTCGGCGACCACATCCTGATCTTCTCGTCGTCGCCCGGGACCATCCTCAAGGAGGTCAAGGTTCCGCCGCCGACCAAGCCGGCCAAGGAGGTCCAGCGCGACCCCGAGTTCCAGGACACGGTCTACGGCATCAAGGAGATCATCGACGAGCTCGAGTCGTCCCAGCGGAGCGGGGACTAG
- a CDS encoding phytanoyl-CoA dioxygenase family protein, whose amino-acid sequence MTALSIGAPRAHPPIAIDAAAVAAATWRDGYFALPSVLDAALVARCHAAVAAAHAASVPTVAAFAYDAPWELAVALAPIVSAALGAPAVRQPAFWAWWVGGGGAPGGWAAHRDNPAVEVDERGAPDGLSVWVPVTDATADNGCMYVVPAPWDLQYQNPNATTEILSLQTVRALPAPAGSVLGWTPKLLHWGALARPGAPPRVSLSIEYQRADRPPIEATVAPLDEIPPPAARRAAIVEQWHRYRHMHEQDDDALTALTVFLDHTLPHG is encoded by the coding sequence TTGACCGCGCTGTCCATCGGCGCGCCGCGCGCGCACCCGCCGATCGCGATCGACGCCGCCGCGGTGGCCGCGGCCACGTGGCGCGACGGCTACTTCGCGCTGCCGTCGGTGCTCGACGCCGCGCTGGTCGCGCGCTGCCACGCCGCGGTCGCGGCCGCGCACGCCGCCAGCGTACCGACGGTGGCCGCGTTCGCCTACGACGCGCCGTGGGAGCTGGCCGTGGCGCTGGCGCCGATCGTCAGCGCCGCCCTCGGCGCGCCGGCGGTGCGGCAGCCGGCGTTCTGGGCCTGGTGGGTCGGGGGCGGCGGCGCGCCCGGCGGCTGGGCCGCGCACCGCGACAACCCCGCGGTCGAGGTCGACGAGCGCGGCGCGCCCGACGGCCTGTCGGTGTGGGTGCCGGTCACCGACGCCACCGCCGACAACGGCTGCATGTACGTCGTGCCGGCGCCGTGGGACCTGCAGTACCAGAACCCCAACGCCACCACCGAGATCCTGTCGCTCCAGACCGTGCGGGCGCTGCCGGCCCCGGCCGGCTCGGTGCTGGGCTGGACGCCGAAACTCCTGCACTGGGGCGCGCTGGCGCGGCCGGGCGCGCCGCCGCGGGTCAGCCTGTCGATCGAGTACCAGCGGGCCGACCGCCCGCCGATCGAGGCCACGGTCGCGCCGCTCGACGAGATCCCGCCGCCGGCCGCGCGCCGGGCCGCGATCGTCGAGCAGTGGCACCGCTACCGCCACATGCACGAGCAGGACGACGACGCGCTGACCGCGCTGACGGTGTTCCTCGACCACACCCTGCCCCACGGCTGA
- a CDS encoding DUF4149 domain-containing protein: MFTLYLASVWLHILAAITWIGGSLFLVLVAVPWLRRGDRTLAARFLTETGPRLRAIGWICFAILAVTGSYNLWVRGVDLASFGDPAWRASPLGRAALAKLAVYALVLIASAVHDFSIGPRAVAAIERDPTAPDAVRLRRLAAHMGRANVVAALVLVALGVILVRGWPT, translated from the coding sequence ATGTTCACCCTCTACCTCGCCTCGGTCTGGCTGCACATCCTCGCGGCGATCACCTGGATCGGCGGCTCGCTGTTCCTGGTGCTGGTCGCGGTGCCGTGGCTGCGGCGCGGCGACCGGACCCTGGCGGCGCGGTTCCTGACCGAGACCGGGCCCCGGCTGCGGGCGATCGGCTGGATCTGCTTCGCGATCCTCGCGGTGACCGGCAGCTACAACCTGTGGGTGCGCGGCGTCGACCTCGCCAGCTTCGGAGATCCCGCGTGGCGGGCGTCGCCGCTGGGGCGCGCCGCGCTCGCCAAGCTGGCGGTGTACGCGCTGGTCCTGATCGCGTCGGCGGTCCACGACTTCTCGATCGGCCCGCGCGCGGTCGCGGCGATCGAGCGCGATCCGACCGCGCCCGACGCGGTGCGCCTGCGCCGGCTGGCCGCGCACATGGGCCGCGCCAACGTCGTCGCGGCGCTGGTGCTGGTGGCGCTGGGGGTCATCCTGGTGCGCGGCTGGCCGACCTGA
- a CDS encoding ATP-binding protein, which translates to MSQPEPPTTPPSAPADKTLAGTDGVRRASALPGHFPPWATRLAELYFSGTTSMFILHGNVFDLARLGPADGPDLRWGSLADFLAEQLFGRWDLLLHYDLARGIRCVAGSNGKRLTEMVEKVNRVLGDVRQLKRDPVTALAALDLFIQKNVMADPDRRLSAAIVIDHASFVAPSGDRLALSDQTQLVTLLNWSSSPYIKRLNLAVVLIDPRLSEINDRLAGNPHVAAIEVPMPDVSEREAFLEAAVKGVDITSFSDYGVAELAKLTAGIALTDLEVLVRSSRESGRRLDATYFRDLKKRLIERQAQGMLEFVEPKWGLDTVVGHEAAKRRLLDDAALIKKGMLDTVPMGYLFNGPVGTGKSFLAQCVAGSIGVPAVVLKNFRSKYVGETEGNLERVLGLLRSMGPVVVVIDEADTVLGDRDGGGGDSGVSARIFGMIANQMGDTRYRGKIIWMLLTARPDLLPIDIKRQGRAEVHIPLFYPSDDAELRKMLKVLARKSGATLLDEDLPDTLPHKGNLSGADIEGIVGRAWRTSLLAGADRITKAALAQTLANFMPSTQTLERELQELAAIIECTDVEFLPQVKRDRLEQLGGREKAQERATAIKQIIDGR; encoded by the coding sequence ATGAGCCAGCCCGAGCCCCCGACCACGCCGCCGTCCGCGCCCGCCGACAAGACCCTGGCCGGCACCGACGGCGTGCGCCGCGCCAGCGCCCTGCCCGGCCACTTCCCGCCGTGGGCGACGCGCCTGGCCGAGCTGTACTTCTCCGGCACGACCTCGATGTTCATCCTGCACGGCAACGTGTTCGACCTGGCCCGCCTGGGCCCGGCCGACGGGCCCGACCTGCGCTGGGGCAGCCTCGCCGACTTCCTGGCCGAGCAGCTGTTCGGGCGCTGGGACCTCTTGCTCCACTACGACCTGGCGCGCGGCATCCGGTGCGTGGCCGGCAGCAACGGCAAGCGCCTGACCGAGATGGTCGAGAAGGTCAACCGCGTGCTCGGCGACGTCCGCCAGCTCAAGCGCGACCCGGTGACCGCGCTGGCCGCGCTCGACCTGTTCATCCAGAAGAACGTGATGGCGGACCCCGACCGGCGCCTGTCGGCGGCGATCGTGATCGATCACGCGTCGTTCGTCGCGCCGTCGGGCGATCGCCTGGCGCTGTCGGATCAGACCCAGCTGGTGACGCTGCTCAACTGGTCGTCGTCGCCGTACATCAAGCGCCTGAACCTCGCGGTCGTGCTGATCGATCCGCGGCTGTCCGAGATCAACGACCGCCTGGCCGGCAACCCCCACGTCGCCGCGATCGAGGTGCCGATGCCCGACGTCAGCGAGCGCGAGGCGTTCCTCGAGGCCGCGGTCAAGGGCGTCGACATCACCAGCTTCTCCGACTACGGCGTGGCGGAGCTGGCCAAGCTCACCGCCGGCATCGCGCTGACCGACCTCGAGGTGCTGGTGCGGTCGTCGCGCGAGAGCGGCCGCCGCCTCGACGCCACCTACTTCCGCGACCTCAAGAAGCGCCTGATCGAGCGCCAGGCCCAGGGCATGCTCGAGTTCGTCGAGCCCAAGTGGGGCCTCGACACGGTCGTCGGCCACGAGGCCGCCAAGCGGCGGCTGCTCGACGACGCCGCGCTGATCAAGAAGGGCATGCTCGACACGGTGCCGATGGGCTACCTGTTCAACGGCCCGGTCGGCACCGGCAAGTCGTTCCTGGCCCAGTGCGTGGCCGGCTCGATCGGCGTGCCGGCGGTGGTGCTCAAGAACTTCCGGTCCAAGTACGTGGGCGAGACCGAGGGCAACCTCGAGCGGGTGCTGGGCCTCTTGCGGTCGATGGGCCCGGTCGTGGTCGTGATCGACGAGGCCGACACCGTGCTCGGCGATCGCGACGGCGGCGGCGGCGACTCGGGCGTGTCGGCCCGCATCTTCGGCATGATCGCCAACCAGATGGGCGACACCCGCTACCGCGGCAAGATCATCTGGATGCTCTTGACCGCCCGCCCCGACCTCCTGCCGATCGACATCAAGCGCCAGGGCCGGGCCGAGGTCCACATCCCGCTGTTCTACCCGAGCGACGACGCCGAGCTGCGCAAGATGCTCAAGGTCCTGGCGCGCAAGTCGGGCGCGACCTTGCTCGACGAGGACCTGCCCGACACGCTGCCGCACAAGGGCAACCTCAGCGGCGCCGACATCGAGGGCATCGTCGGGCGAGCCTGGCGCACGTCGCTCCTGGCCGGCGCCGACCGGATCACCAAGGCCGCGCTGGCCCAGACCCTGGCCAACTTCATGCCGTCGACCCAGACCCTCGAGCGCGAGCTCCAGGAGCTGGCGGCGATCATCGAGTGCACCGACGTCGAGTTCTTGCCCCAGGTCAAGCGCGACCGGCTCGAGCAGCTCGGCGGCCGCGAGAAGGCCCAGGAGCGGGCCACCGCGATCAAGCAGATCATCGACGGGCGCTAG
- a CDS encoding OmpA family protein has protein sequence MTKPGSKPKPAFFIAVVAVIVALVAFAVLRGSSKSKKPNGGSGKVDIADIKKQAGGTPTPLEMEDINSATTVKEYQFESAAKLPPVPGTSDYKALGKDRVVKFAINVWAGWAPIIFANEGFKAKKVWTDGKGNPFKVELILADNPVDMRNTVASGEVHIGWATVDMLPLLVNGLKADPRTMPRVFHQVDWSNGGDGIVVRKGLKISDLRKKKVVLAQNSPSHYFLLNALLNGGVQPSEVEMVFTKDAFQAARAYATQKDIAAVVSWAPDIYRIAEKLPGNELLVTTLQANHLIADVWWARADFARDNPEIMEGIVRGILDATTALKDDPAKQQAAKWMSDGFGIPPDETLGMLGDAHWTNYAENREFFINQNNPTNFERTYNTAYLLYRAADPDLVGQKVDFDQIVDFSIIKKLGSEDKYAKQKNEYEVAFAPVAASQIPVESTILTKTVVVQFFPNSSDLYKKVDKRGNDGSTVEGLYDPNVDFVVEEIAKVSKQYGAARILIQGHTDSSMKGQADPELVRKLSEDRANAVKAAIIKKFQLQPNQFTVEGKGWDSPADPNDPGNHAKNRRVEVRVVPAEAQ, from the coding sequence ATGACCAAGCCCGGATCCAAGCCCAAGCCCGCCTTCTTCATCGCCGTCGTCGCCGTGATCGTGGCCCTGGTCGCGTTCGCCGTGCTGCGCGGGTCGAGCAAGTCCAAGAAGCCCAACGGCGGGTCGGGCAAGGTCGACATCGCCGACATCAAGAAGCAGGCCGGCGGGACGCCGACGCCGCTCGAGATGGAGGACATCAACAGCGCGACCACGGTCAAGGAGTACCAGTTCGAGTCGGCCGCCAAGCTGCCGCCGGTGCCGGGCACCTCCGACTACAAGGCCCTCGGCAAGGACCGCGTCGTCAAGTTCGCGATCAACGTCTGGGCCGGCTGGGCGCCGATCATCTTCGCCAACGAGGGCTTCAAGGCCAAGAAGGTCTGGACCGACGGCAAGGGCAACCCGTTCAAGGTCGAGCTGATCCTCGCCGACAACCCGGTCGACATGCGCAACACCGTGGCCTCGGGCGAGGTCCACATCGGCTGGGCCACCGTCGACATGCTGCCGCTGCTGGTCAACGGCCTCAAGGCGGATCCGCGGACGATGCCGCGGGTGTTCCACCAGGTCGACTGGTCCAACGGCGGCGACGGCATCGTCGTGCGCAAGGGCCTCAAGATCTCCGACCTGCGCAAGAAGAAGGTCGTGCTGGCGCAGAACTCGCCGTCGCACTACTTCCTGCTCAACGCGCTCCTCAACGGCGGCGTCCAGCCGTCCGAGGTCGAGATGGTCTTCACCAAGGACGCGTTCCAGGCCGCGCGCGCCTACGCGACCCAGAAGGACATCGCCGCGGTGGTGTCGTGGGCGCCCGACATCTACCGCATCGCCGAGAAGCTGCCGGGCAACGAGCTGCTCGTGACGACGCTGCAGGCCAACCACCTGATCGCCGACGTGTGGTGGGCCCGCGCCGACTTCGCGCGCGACAACCCCGAGATCATGGAGGGCATCGTGCGCGGCATCCTCGACGCCACCACCGCCCTCAAGGACGACCCGGCCAAGCAGCAGGCCGCCAAGTGGATGAGCGACGGCTTCGGGATCCCGCCCGACGAGACCCTCGGCATGCTCGGCGACGCGCACTGGACCAACTACGCGGAGAACCGGGAGTTCTTCATCAACCAGAACAACCCCACCAACTTCGAGCGCACGTACAACACCGCGTACCTGCTCTACCGCGCCGCGGATCCCGATCTGGTCGGCCAGAAGGTCGACTTCGATCAGATCGTCGACTTCTCGATCATCAAGAAGCTCGGCAGCGAGGACAAGTACGCCAAGCAGAAGAACGAGTACGAGGTCGCGTTCGCGCCGGTCGCGGCGTCGCAGATCCCGGTCGAGAGCACGATCCTCACCAAGACCGTCGTCGTCCAGTTCTTCCCCAACTCGAGCGACCTCTACAAGAAGGTCGACAAGCGCGGCAACGACGGGTCGACCGTCGAGGGCCTCTACGATCCCAACGTCGACTTCGTGGTCGAGGAGATCGCCAAGGTCAGCAAGCAGTACGGCGCCGCCCGCATCCTGATCCAGGGCCACACCGACAGCTCGATGAAGGGCCAGGCCGACCCCGAGCTGGTCCGGAAGCTGTCCGAGGATCGCGCCAACGCGGTCAAGGCGGCGATCATCAAGAAGTTCCAGCTCCAGCCCAACCAGTTCACGGTCGAGGGCAAGGGCTGGGACAGCCCGGCCGATCCCAACGACCCCGGGAACCACGCCAAGAACCGGCGGGTCGAAGTGCGCGTGGTGCCGGCCGAGGCGCAGTGA
- a CDS encoding ABC transporter permease subunit, whose amino-acid sequence MVGKLLGLLSLGLVFAVWWFVTRGAPVERIVSPAKLPSPFEVWDSLDKLPDGALVDGIIASLWRVGKGFALAALVGVTFGVIAGSFRAIAAFFQPLVIFGRSVPISALIPVTLLFFGIGEKQKMMFIFFATAPFVFSDTVRTIALVPERYVETAQTLGASRFQIITKVLFPLALPDIVTSLRFLFGLAFGYIALTETINIHAGLGFLINMSERRGSAVAYLMLFIIALLAFVFDWTLRLLQRQMFHYRKDL is encoded by the coding sequence GTGGTCGGCAAGCTACTGGGCCTCCTGAGCCTGGGGCTGGTCTTCGCCGTGTGGTGGTTCGTCACCCGCGGCGCGCCGGTCGAGCGGATCGTGTCGCCGGCCAAGCTGCCCAGCCCGTTCGAGGTCTGGGACTCGCTCGACAAGCTGCCCGACGGCGCGCTCGTCGACGGCATCATCGCGTCGCTGTGGCGGGTCGGCAAGGGCTTCGCCCTGGCGGCCCTGGTCGGCGTGACGTTCGGCGTGATCGCCGGCTCGTTCCGCGCGATCGCCGCCTTCTTCCAGCCGCTGGTGATCTTCGGGCGGAGCGTGCCGATCAGCGCGCTGATCCCGGTGACGCTCCTGTTCTTCGGCATCGGCGAGAAGCAGAAGATGATGTTCATCTTCTTCGCGACCGCGCCGTTCGTGTTCTCCGACACCGTGCGCACGATCGCGCTGGTGCCCGAGCGCTACGTCGAGACCGCCCAGACCCTGGGCGCGTCGCGGTTCCAGATCATCACCAAGGTGCTGTTCCCGCTGGCGCTGCCCGACATCGTGACCAGCCTGCGGTTCCTGTTCGGCCTGGCGTTCGGCTACATCGCCCTGACCGAGACCATCAACATCCACGCCGGCCTCGGCTTCCTGATCAACATGTCGGAGCGGCGCGGCTCGGCGGTCGCGTACCTGATGCTGTTCATCATCGCGCTCCTGGCGTTCGTGTTCGACTGGACGCTGCGCCTGCTGCAGCGGCAGATGTTCCACTACCGGAAGGACCTGTGA
- a CDS encoding class I SAM-dependent methyltransferase: MGRRGGVTDDALRDGYDRLAATYAARLGHELDGKPLDRWLLERVARTAVGPVLDVGCGPGHVTGFLAAHGADARGLDLAPAMVAIARAQVPAARFEVGDLRALPDADATLGAVVAMYSLIHLPRAEVPAAIVELARALRPDGLLLLAVHAGTETLHPDALWDIPVDIDWNFLEPDALFAAVAAAGLVALEQLVRWPYPDEHASRRAYVLARKPG; this comes from the coding sequence CTGGGACGGCGTGGTGGTGTGACCGACGACGCGCTGCGCGACGGCTACGATCGCTTGGCGGCGACCTACGCCGCGCGGCTCGGCCACGAGCTCGACGGCAAGCCCCTCGACCGCTGGCTGCTCGAGCGGGTCGCGCGGACCGCGGTCGGCCCGGTGCTCGACGTCGGCTGCGGCCCCGGCCACGTCACCGGGTTCCTCGCGGCCCACGGCGCGGACGCCCGCGGGCTCGATCTGGCGCCGGCGATGGTCGCGATCGCCCGGGCCCAGGTGCCGGCGGCGCGGTTCGAGGTCGGCGACCTGCGGGCCTTGCCCGACGCCGACGCCACGCTCGGCGCGGTGGTCGCGATGTACAGCCTGATCCACCTGCCGCGCGCCGAGGTCCCGGCGGCGATCGTCGAGCTAGCCCGGGCGCTGCGGCCCGACGGCCTGCTCTTGCTCGCCGTCCACGCCGGCACCGAGACCCTGCACCCCGACGCGCTCTGGGACATCCCGGTCGACATCGACTGGAACTTCCTCGAGCCCGACGCCCTGTTCGCCGCGGTCGCCGCCGCCGGGCTGGTCGCGCTCGAGCAGCTGGTGCGCTGGCCCTACCCCGACGAGCACGCCAGCCGCCGCGCCTACGTGCTGGCGCGCAAGCCGGGGTGA
- a CDS encoding PspA/IM30 family protein, with product MIFGKMFGALRAQLNKLANFFWEADPIAQMQYEYDSAVEQLKEGRVGLEQYRGLVERVNRQVKDGEAHATKLEAQAKAYLKAGDRETAAKFALELQKARTQLEQNRQQLQMHEAAYQNNLKKIQSANKKLADVKSKIQQYDAELKMSEAEAEVAKLSASFDLNVTTDFGQLEQVIQGKIDANRGKARVASDLSQQGIAEIDAEERMEKSMAEDALKDLEVSLGMRAPEVTPMTDATKDLGPAERALETEK from the coding sequence ATGATCTTCGGAAAGATGTTCGGCGCGCTGCGCGCCCAGCTCAACAAGCTCGCCAACTTCTTCTGGGAGGCCGATCCGATCGCCCAGATGCAGTACGAGTACGACTCGGCCGTCGAGCAGCTCAAGGAGGGCCGGGTCGGCCTCGAGCAGTACCGCGGCCTGGTCGAGCGCGTGAACCGCCAGGTCAAGGACGGCGAGGCCCACGCCACCAAGCTCGAGGCCCAGGCCAAGGCCTACCTCAAGGCCGGCGACCGCGAGACCGCGGCCAAGTTCGCGCTCGAGCTGCAGAAGGCGCGCACCCAGCTCGAGCAGAACCGGCAGCAGCTCCAGATGCACGAGGCGGCCTACCAGAACAACCTCAAGAAGATCCAGAGCGCCAACAAGAAGCTGGCGGACGTGAAGTCCAAGATCCAGCAGTACGACGCCGAGCTCAAGATGAGCGAGGCCGAGGCCGAGGTCGCGAAGCTGTCGGCGAGCTTCGACCTGAACGTGACCACCGACTTCGGTCAGCTCGAGCAGGTGATCCAGGGCAAGATCGACGCGAACCGCGGCAAGGCCCGGGTCGCGTCGGACCTGTCGCAGCAGGGCATCGCCGAGATCGACGCCGAGGAGCGCATGGAGAAGTCCATGGCCGAGGACGCCCTCAAGGACCTCGAGGTCTCGCTGGGCATGCGCGCGCCCGAGGTGACGCCGATGACCGACGCCACCAAGGATCTCGGCCCGGCCGAGCGCGCCCTCGAGACCGAGAAGTGA